The following is a genomic window from Brevibacterium limosum.
ATGACACCCTCTACACCGGGGCCCGCGCCATCCAGGACGCCCGCGCCGGAACGGTCAAGGTCAGCGCCTCGCTGACGGTCGCCGAGTACCTCATGCCCCGCCACCTCACGACCTTCCGCGCCGCGCACCCGAAGATCGACATCGGACTGTCCGTGGAGAACTCCGCGACCGTCATCGACCGGGTGCGCCGGCAGACCTGCGACCTCGGCCTCATCGAAACCGTGTCCCTGCCCCAGGACCTCAACGCCGAGGTGGTCGGCCGTGACCGACTCATGATCGCCTGCGCCCCGGACTTCGCCCACGCCTGGACGAAGCCGATCACCGCGGAGGAGCTGGCGCAGGTGCCCCTGCTGGTGCGCGAGATCGGATCGGGCACCAGGGAAGCCATCGACGCGGCACTCGCCGAAGCCGACGGGGTGCGCGTGGCGGGGGAGTACGGCTCGAACTCCGCCCTGCGCATCGCCGCGGCCACCGCCGTCGCACCCGCAGTGCTCTCCGAGCTCGCGCTGCGCGACGATTTCCGGGCCGGACGTCTGGTGCCGCTGCCGGTCGCCGACGATGTCGATCTCACCCGCGAACTCCACGCCGTGTGGGCGAAGAGCCGACGGCAGTCACCCGGGGCACGTCTGCTGCTCGACCATATGGTCGCCAGCCTGGGGTAGGGGACTCGCAGCAGGCCGAGGGCGGTGTGGGGCAGAGGCCCCGCAAGGCGGCCCGGGACGGCTCAGCACCAGCGGCGGCCGCACCCTTATATTGGGCACATGACACAGCCTGAGCCTGCCTCCTCACCCGCCCCACATTCCGATTTCGCTCCGGACACCATCGTCGTCGAAACCGGACGCCCGCAGCGCACCGACGGTGCCGCGGTGAATCCGCCGATCGATCTGTCCTCGACCTTCGTCAGCACGGGCGACATCTCCGCATCCCCCTATGCCTACGCCCGCTTCGACACTCCCGCGTGGACGCCGTTCGAAGAAGCTCTCGGTCAGCTGGAGCACTCGGCACTGCCCGGGCTGGTCTTCGGCTCGGGTCTCGCGGCGATCTCGGCCGTGATCAGCCTCGTTCCCGCCGGAGGCACGCTGATCATCCCGACCCACAGCTACCAGGGTGCGCTCGCCTCCGCGGAGCAGATCTCGAAGCGCCAGAACTTCGACCTCGTCACCGTCGACATCGCCGACACCGAGGCGGTCATCGCCGCCCTCGACGACGCGGGGCACGCGACGCCGGGCCGGGTGGCAGCGGATGGGAGGGCCGCCTCGGCGAGAGCGGGCGGAGCCGGATCCCCGGGGATGCTGTGGATCGAGTCGCCGACGAACCCGATGCTCGAGGTCGCCGACGTTCCCGCGCTGACCGCGGCCGCAGAGGACCGCGGCTTCCTCGTCTGCGTCGACAACACCTTCGCCACCCCGCTGCTGCAGACTCCGCTCGACCTGGGCGCCGACATCGTCGTGCACTCGGTGACGAAGTACCTGGCAGGCCACTCCGACGTCGTCCTCGGCGCGGTCGTGACCGGCAGCACCGCGCTGCGTCAGGACCTGCACACGGAACGGTCGATGCGCGGCGGCATCGCCGGGCCCTTCGAGGTCTGGCTGGCCCTGCGCGGACTGCGCACCCTGGCGGTGCGCCTCGACCGTGCGCAGACCAACGCCCAAGCCATCGCCGAGCGCCTGGCCGCCCACCCCGCCGTCGTCGAAACCCGCTACCCGGGCCTGCCGAACGACCCCGGCCACGCCCGCGCCGCCGCGCAGATGAACGGTTTCGGGGCGATCATCTCCTTCACCGTCGAATCCGCGGACAGGGCCACCGCCATCGCCGAGGCGGTCCGACTGTGGACACCGGCGACGTCCCTGGGCGGTGTGGAATCCCTCATCGAGCGTCGCCGCCGCCACGCGTCGGAACCCGCGACCGTGCCCGAGGGACTCATCCGCCTGAGCGTGGGCATCGAGAACCTCGACGACCTGTGGGCCGACCTCGAGGCGGCCCTGGCCTGATGGGGCATACGCCCGACTATGTGCTCGACCGGCCCGGCGTGGGCGACCTCGATCAGTTCTTCGCCATCGACTCCGACCCGCGGGTCTGGACGCACCTGCCCAGCGGACGGTTGACAGAGGCGGAAGAGGCCGAGGCGATCCTCGTCAAGCTGGTCTCGCAGTGGGAACTCGACGGAATCGGGCCGTGGATGGTCAGACAGGCTCCCGGAGGAGAGATCGTGGGCCACTGCGGATGTTCGCTGCGCGGCGTGCCCGGACCCGGTGCCTCCCGCCGCACGCCCGGAGCGTTCTGGAACCTCGGCTACCGCTTCCGCCCCGAAGCGCAGGGACACGGATTGGCGACCGCGGTGTCGCGGGATGCGATCGCAGCCGCCACGGACATCGACCCCGAGCTGCCGGTCGTGGCGTATCTGCTCGAGCACAACACCGCCTCGGCGGTGGTCGCCCGCAAGCTCGGGCTCGAACTCGTCCGTCGGGTGCCCGACGCCGGCAATCCCGACCCGGCGGCCGTTCGACTGGTCTTCGCCGACCGGGACCTCACCGCCGCTCAGCTCGACGCCACCGTGGTCTGAGGCAGGCGACTCCATTCGGCGCCCCCGTGGCCTCAGCGGGCGACTCCGTTCGACGGCCGGCCTGTGACGCAGATCAACTTAACGTACGTTAAAGTTGCGGTAGAAGCTTCCGAACGCCGACTCGGCGGACGGGGGCCGACGCCCTACCATCCAATCGGATCAGCGGATTCGTACGAAGGAGTCGCATTGTCCACCAGTGTTCTCACCGAAGTCAGCGGTGGTGTCACGACTGTGACCATCAACCGTCCGGAGAGCCTCAACGCACTCGACGAGGAAACGTTCCAGACCATCGGCAGAGCCGTCACCGAGGCGGCCGCGAACTCCCGTGCACTCATCCTCACCGGCAGCGAACGGGCCTTCAGCTCCGGTGCGGATCTGCAGGGAGGAGTCGAGAGGCGCGAGGGCATCGACCTCGCCGGTGCGAACGCGATCATCGCGTCGATCCTCGACCTGTCCATCCCCACGATCGCAGCGGTCTCCGGACCGGCGGCCGGAATCGGATGCTCCCTCGCCCTGGCCTGCGACTACCTGGTGATGAGCGAGAAGTCCTATCTCATGCTGCCCTTCACGAAGATCGGTCTCATGCCCGACGGCGGTTCGACCGCCTTGGTCGCCGCCTCGGCCGGGCGCCATCGGGCTCTGCGCCTGGCGCTGACGGGAGAGAAGCTGCAGGCCGCCGATGCTCTCGACTGGGGGCTGGCCAGCGAAGTCGTCCCCGCCGGAAGCCACCTCTCACGTGCCGAAGAGGTCGCCGCGGTCTTCGCGCAGGGCCCCACCCGGGCCCTGACCGCCTCGAAGCGAGCGATCAACCGGGCCAGTCTGGCCGAACTCGACTCGTCGTTCGGTCGCGAAGTCGAAGGGCAGGACGCTCTGCGCGCGAGCAAGGACTTCTCAGAAGGAGTCGCCGCATTTCTCGACAAACGCGCTCCGACGTTCACCGGGGAGTGATGCTCGGGCTAGTTCGGAGGAATCGGTTCATAACTGTTTGACCACGAATCGACACATCCGCATCCGTGCCGCTGTCGGTGCTGATGTGATGGTGACGACCGCCCACCACGAAACAGGCGATCACGACACTTCCCCCGCCGCGGCCACAGCGTCGCGGCGGGACCGGAGCACGAACGAAGGAGTCTCATGCTGACAGGAATCCCGTCCA
Proteins encoded in this region:
- a CDS encoding LysR family transcriptional regulator; the protein is MHDLGNMKNWPELQALGLLVALSGNARSIGQAAAKLDLAQPNASRSLRNLERDLKVPLLRRSPRGTELTVEGRAVAEWASTVIEAYDTLYTGARAIQDARAGTVKVSASLTVAEYLMPRHLTTFRAAHPKIDIGLSVENSATVIDRVRRQTCDLGLIETVSLPQDLNAEVVGRDRLMIACAPDFAHAWTKPITAEELAQVPLLVREIGSGTREAIDAALAEADGVRVAGEYGSNSALRIAAATAVAPAVLSELALRDDFRAGRLVPLPVADDVDLTRELHAVWAKSRRQSPGARLLLDHMVASLG
- a CDS encoding enoyl-CoA hydratase — translated: MSTSVLTEVSGGVTTVTINRPESLNALDEETFQTIGRAVTEAAANSRALILTGSERAFSSGADLQGGVERREGIDLAGANAIIASILDLSIPTIAAVSGPAAGIGCSLALACDYLVMSEKSYLMLPFTKIGLMPDGGSTALVAASAGRHRALRLALTGEKLQAADALDWGLASEVVPAGSHLSRAEEVAAVFAQGPTRALTASKRAINRASLAELDSSFGREVEGQDALRASKDFSEGVAAFLDKRAPTFTGE
- a CDS encoding GNAT family N-acetyltransferase; translated protein: MGHTPDYVLDRPGVGDLDQFFAIDSDPRVWTHLPSGRLTEAEEAEAILVKLVSQWELDGIGPWMVRQAPGGEIVGHCGCSLRGVPGPGASRRTPGAFWNLGYRFRPEAQGHGLATAVSRDAIAAATDIDPELPVVAYLLEHNTASAVVARKLGLELVRRVPDAGNPDPAAVRLVFADRDLTAAQLDATVV
- a CDS encoding trans-sulfuration enzyme family protein → MTQPEPASSPAPHSDFAPDTIVVETGRPQRTDGAAVNPPIDLSSTFVSTGDISASPYAYARFDTPAWTPFEEALGQLEHSALPGLVFGSGLAAISAVISLVPAGGTLIIPTHSYQGALASAEQISKRQNFDLVTVDIADTEAVIAALDDAGHATPGRVAADGRAASARAGGAGSPGMLWIESPTNPMLEVADVPALTAAAEDRGFLVCVDNTFATPLLQTPLDLGADIVVHSVTKYLAGHSDVVLGAVVTGSTALRQDLHTERSMRGGIAGPFEVWLALRGLRTLAVRLDRAQTNAQAIAERLAAHPAVVETRYPGLPNDPGHARAAAQMNGFGAIISFTVESADRATAIAEAVRLWTPATSLGGVESLIERRRRHASEPATVPEGLIRLSVGIENLDDLWADLEAALA